AACCTGCTCAGAGTGTGGCCTTGCCCTTGGCTCCCCTCCACGCCTATGTCCCAGGCAGTGCCACGGCACTTTCCTGAAACAGAAGGATGGGCTTCAAAACAGTCCCAGACACTAAACACACCTGCATTTTGGGTCCAAGTAACTTCTGACGAGTGCCCCTACACACTCTCGGTCCTATCCACTATGGGCAGGGAGCCTGAAGGATCCCCCAGAACTGACTAAAGCCCTCAGTCTCCTCCTCCACCCTGAGCACCTTCACACAGCAGAGTGGCCCTGGATGTCAGCTTCTTGCTCCCCATGGTCTGCACCTGGACAGGTGCTCTCAGGTGTGTGGGTGGGCAGGTGGCAGGTCCCAAGAGCCAGGTGCAAAGAATCTAGGCCAGTGCCCACGAGTGCTGCAGTGTCTGTCCCCAGCATGGTATCTAGGGCTCCACTTGCCTATCAGCTGTAATCGGAGGAGGCTTTCCAGGCCAGGCCTCCCCCAGGAAGGCTGCAGGCACTGCGGATCGTGCACCCTCACATACATTATTCTTGAGGCCCTTCTGCAGATGCCATGGGGGCAGCAACTCTGATGAGGTTTTAGGGCACAGCACACAGGGCTAAGCCACCCTGTACTGGGCCAGGCACTACAGGCAAAAAGGACACCACCGATGGGCATTTCAttcatcacttttatttttatatatttttgagaggcagcctcactctgttgcccaggctggagtgcagtggcgcgatcttggctcactgcaacctctccctcctgggttcaagtgattctcctgcctcagtctcccgagtagctgagattacaggtgcccgccaccatgcccagctaacttttgtattttagtagacggggtttcaccatgttggtcaggctggtctcgaactcccaacctcaaatgatctgcctacctcggcctcccagagtgctgggattagaggcgtgagccaccgcacccggcccattcaTCACTTTTAAATAGCACCCTCTGAACAAAGCTCCCTGGGCCACATGACCCCAAGGGTTACCCCATCCCATGCCACCCCAGGTCTGGCAGGTCCTCAGAACAGGAAAAGCTGAGCACTACCCAAGGCTGCTTGCTTGGCCAGTCAGAGAGGTCTCTGCCTTCCAGGATCACAAGTACAGGCTGAAAGCAGCCTTGGGCCCGCCTCCCTGGGAGGCTGCAGAGGCTTCAGAGGGTTCCCTGAACTCAAAACGAGATGTGAGACttgaatttgacttcctcctggtTCACCTCCCAACCAAAGCAGGGGTCAGCTTTGGCTCCTCCAGGAAGCAGGAAGCTTCCAGGTACCCTGTGGAGCCCCCTCTGCTCCTGAAAAGTTGCCACCTGTGCTTGGTGGGATGCCAGGTGGTCTCAGATTGACCCTGGGGTCAGCGGTGAAGGACGGGAAGCCTACAGCGGGATCAGGATGGGGATGGGGCCTCCTGTCCCACGGCTCTGCAGCTATGAGACAGCTTTCCTAGGGTGGGTCTCCTGGCTGCAGCTAAGACCAGGTAACAGGATTCAGCAATGACAGGGCTTCTTCTACTCCAGGGCTCCCTCACCTGGttaacagcaaaaaagaaaatacagttccTGCTAGCAAGGTCTATAGAAAGGAGGTGAAGGAGTCAGGCCTGCAGCTACCTCTCCTGGACAGGAGCTGGTCAGGATAACTTGGACCCTTGCATGCGGCAGGCATGCAGGCACACAGCAGGAGGCCACTCTCTCCCCAGGGGCAGGGCTTGGTGAAGAAACGGTTCCCCTGAAGCACAAAGCACAGGACCACTGTGAAATTTCAAGACAACTTTATCCAGACAGGCGCCTCTCAAATAGAACACAGGGAAGTTAGGCAGCAGTTACTAAAATACAGTCTTACCAAATGATTTACAACAGAACACAACAGGAGCAGGGGATCTGTGGGCGGGGCCGGGCTGGGCCCTCTGTCTCACAGGGCCTGAGTCAAGCCAGCCCACCCTGCAAGGCAGGGGCTGACCTGCAAGCGGAGATCTCACTTCCTCTTACCCCAAATTCATACCTCCATTTTCCCCGCCCCCATCTCTCCCCAGGGtcaagtgggaaagggagaggtAGCATCCCTCGGATCCAGGCCCACTCCACTCCGTCTCCGGCACCTGTGGGCAGGCTGAGTCTGGGCCTCGAGGGGCCCTGGGCTTAGGGTGTCTATGGCAGTAGGAAAATGACATGGACAGGCTCTTCAGGGGTAGGCTAAAGTCCTCTGGCCAGCAGTACCCAGAGGAAATGGGCAGCAGCAGGTAAACCAGCCAGGAGGTGGGGTCCTCTGAACCCATGGCAGACCCCACCCtcctgcccagcccctgcccacaTTGGGGGTCAGGACCACTGAGACTCTGGTCAGGACAGTGGGCGCTCTCAGCAGTGTGGCAAGCTCAGAGCAGAGCTCCCAAGGACCATACCACACTGGTTCAAAACTCATAGATGACACCATCCCAGCAGGAGCTTCCATGGGTGCTGGATCCCAGGGATGCATCCTGAGCACAGGTGAGCAGACTGGAACATAACACTAGGACCGAAGGGACCCAGAACATCTTGGGCCCATCTCCTGGGCTGCTCCAGCCTGTTTCCATGACTTGGGCTGTGAGTGGGCCTCCTGCCAGGTGGCAGGGCACAGCTTAGACCAAACCCTTGGCCTCCCTCCCCCATGCAGCTGCCTCTGACCAAGAAGGAACTAGCAAGCCTATGCTGGCCAGACCATAGGTAGGGTGTTGAGAATCCTCGGGGCCGGCTGGCATCCACTCCTGGTGCTCATGGGAGAGACCCACTTGTTCAGATGCATAGGCCTCAGGCGGTTCAAGGCAGTCTCGCAGCCAGAGAGGCAAATAAAAATCAGTTTTGAGAGACCACAGCACCTGCTGCTTTGATCGTGATGTTCAAGGCAAGTTGCAAGTCAAGGCAAGTGTCCCAGAGGCCCTGGGCAGCTGAGTGCACCTGTGTTTGATCTTCCCCTGACAATAGACACTCCCAGCTGACCACCCAAACACCAGGAAAACATCCCCCTTTCCTGGGCTCAGTTCCTAGTCTACTTGCTGGTACGACCTCAATCCACACACTCCCTGCCCACAATGCAGCTCCTTCCAAATCCTCCCACAAGCCACCTTTGTGGGACTTGGAAGCTGCTTAGGATGGGCCCTGCCCTCTGTGGGAAGCCAATCCTAGCAGAAAGGTAGCTAAACAACAGGCTCAGAATCTGAGACCCAGTGACTGTTCCCCCCGCCCCAGGCCTTGGGCCTGAAGTGGGGGCCTGCCTGTGGCCACTGTGGTGGGCTCACTCCTACCCCCAACAGTGGCCCCAGGAGAGGCTTTCCCAAGAGTCTTCAaactccacccaccccagccctaGCATCAGGgactccccaccccccactggAGTGTTAATATCATTAATGTACAAATAAAATCCAAAGATATACCAAAGATCGAGAAACAGCTGGCTCCGACCTCCCTCCTACAGAGCCTTCCCAGGGTTAGCTGAAAAAGAGCCCTTTGGCATCTACAGAAGCCAGTCGGAGTTTATGGTTTCATTTGCCCAAAAATACACCTTTGGGGACCTCAAATTCTTTCCAAGAATCACTACCACACATATGAATTTCAACATTCACCACCCTTCCACCATCCGTTTCTCCCAggaacttcaaaataaaaatggccaGTCTGCCCCCACTCTGGCTCCTCGTCTATGGCTGTCTCTTCTTTTCCAGGGGCTGCAGTTCTGATGTGAATGATGGTGCCGTTCCAGCATTGGGCCTCTGGCAGGCTGCATCACATGATGGCACAGCATGAGTTTTGTTTCCGGGCCTTGGAAAAAAGCAAAGAGGAGCTGAGCAGGAGGACTGACGAAGTCAGGGAAGCCCCAGTCCTGGCAGGCGTGGCAGAGGGAGCTCCACAGGACACAGCCAGCCAGAGAAACTAGCACTAGaacagggtgggggtggaggccTTGAGGGAAGCTGTCCACAAGCAATTCCCATCACCAAGCACAAGGCGGGCCCCGGCTTCCAAAACTAGTCTGggatcctttttcctttcttttctcacaCCCCATTAATGCTATCAAAAAGTGAGTAAAATTCCTACAGTTAGGCCAGGTACAAACAAAGGACCAATAATAATACAAATGGGATTGGCAGAATATCTTAACTTTGCCCCACTCTTGTCTTCAAACAATGCTATCTGACCACCACGGTGGTGTTTCTTCCTAGAAGATGGTCCTGAGGACAACAGATGTGGTTCCCACTTGGGATGTGGTTTGTGGGGACCACTGTTGCCaccttctctcttgctttctggTCACAGACTGTCTTCCTAATCCCACCTAGCCATCTCCCTCCAATGTGCACATGAAACCAAATGTGTGTGGACAGACCAAGTAAATTTGTCCCTATGACTGTCCAACCATGGGCTAACAGTGCCATCTCCACATAGGAAGACATGAGCACTGACCTGAGAGAAAGCGGCAGTCAGCAGCACCCATccttgtcaattaaatattttctgtcaaaGGGAAATTAAAAGCTTAAGAACCTCTTCAGGAAGGCTGAATTGCTTGCATCTTAAAGACTTATGTCTACTCAGCAGAAAGAGGAATAAGATTCAACAGTAAATCTCTGGTGATCAGAACTTGAACCAGCCTTCCTGGACTGGGGGTAGGAGTTCAGAAATCAGCCAGAGCAGCAGAGGGCAGAGCAGAGGCATGAGTGGAGCAAGGCCTCGGCCTGCATCGACTCCAACGGCGCCCAAGTGAACTGCCTCCAACCACCTGGGCCTGAGGCGCTCACCTTAGGCTCTTGCTGCACAAGGAATCATCCACCATGATTCAATAGTCTAAGAAAGACCTGTTCATAGTGGAGAGTGCCAGAAGCAGCAAGCTGCAACTGCTCTCTAGAGAGAACACCCAGAAGGCAGCAGGTGCTGGGTACTCACAGTTTTATAGAAGGCTTTAGACTGCGTTCCCAGCACCTCGGATTTGGACACCAAGTCATCTAGCTTCTCACCTCGCTCTAACAGAGACTCCATGGTGTTGTGCtggacaaaagagaaaagagaatccagCTCTGTTCAGTACGTACCCTGACACGAGCCCCTCATATCTCAGTCATGGGGGAAAGCGCCTTACCTGGGTTCCTCTCCAACACACATAAACTCCACCTCTAGGTGTCAAGACTCGGTCCAAGAATAGTTACTGTCCAAGTGGATGGAACAGAACCTGGTGACATTCCCGTGAAATCTAGAAGATCTAACTGGGATGTAGCAGACTTCCCAAAAACCTGTCCCCAGCACAGGCTTAGATAACCAGCACTCCAGGaaaactcatatatatacatacacacacatttatatatacatttgtgtgtgtgtgtgcacgcacatgcgCGTGTGCACGGAGCTTTGGAAAAAAGAGTAGCTGGGCACTATATGATTGTACTGGGTTGGATAGTGACCCGCACCGCACCCCTCAACCCCAGCCACGCCCCAGAAATTAACATCCCCAGAATctctgaatgtgaccttatttagaaatagggtcttggcAGATGTAACTAGTTAGGAAGAGGtaatactggattagggtggcaTCTGATTCCATGACTGATGTCCTGGtaagaaacagaaacacacacagagaaggtCACGTGACGGCAGAGGCAGAGCCTGGAGTGATGCACCTCTAATCCAAGGAACGCCAAGGACGGCCAGCAGCCATCAGATGCTGGAGAAAGGCCTGGGACAGACCCTCAGAGCCCCAAAAGACACCAGCGAGGCCCACAGGGCTATTtgttaaaagcaaatattttagggtttctgttgacagcagccacaggaaacaaaGGCGGTGGGAaatggctactgagcacttgatgTGAGGCAAGTCCAAACTGAGCAGTGCTCTGAGTACAGACACACCAGATTTCAGATGCAAACTCACACATGCTTCATTAGTAAGTtttatactgaaaaaaaaataagttttataccAATTACATGTTGGAAAAATTgtatttggatatattgggttaagtaaaatatataattaaattaaattctacctattttccttttatcattttaaaatatggctcCTAGAAAATTCTAAGTTACATACATGCCCCAAATATATACCAGACAGCACTATGACAGAACATGTCCTGCCTTCTAAATGGGCTATGTCCTAAATGTCATCACTACAAACTCTGACTTAGGAAATGAAAACACTGACCCCACGGGAAGGGGTCTAGAGATGGACCCCTTCTCACAAGAGCCAGCAGCTCTGCTGCCAGGGCCCTCAGGAAGCAGCAGCTCACTTCTCTCCCCAGATGACCACTGCTGCAGCAGCTGGATGCACACATGAAGTGCCATAGAACAAGGAGCCAGCAAGAACATCCTTCATCCCTACACACAGCTGGGCGACTCAAATTTTTAACACAAAAAGTTAATTGATTCAGATATGCACGCCAATCATCTAGATTTTACAACTGCAGCTAGATGAGGCTGGGTGAATAGGACTCATCCACTCCCCACCATGGGGAGAGGAGAAACAGCGGGTGTCCCAGGTGTCATGGTACTCTGACTAGGACTTGAGCAACAGAAAGAAGAGACGGCTtgaggagaaaatggagaaatgcCACCTAGGTGGTAAGAAAGCTCACAAGGTTTCAAAAGACACAGATACCATGAGACTTTCACAGCTATCGTTCATTCCAAAGCCACGTTATTTGGAGTGCAGTCAGCACACCTGCGTTTGAAGCCCCTGGGATGCTTTTTATAAAATGCAGGTTCCCAGGCTCCATCGCAGGCCAACAACTCCAACCCCAGGAGACGCTGATGTACACACTAAAGCTATGCCTGTGTAAATGGTAAAGCTTTGTATGTGGGCTTCAATCCACTCCAGGTATGTATCAACTGCTGAGCATGGTATAAACTAGGCACTGTATCATGACCAGGATGGAAAGATGTCCCAGTGCTCATACGCTGGTCAGGGAGACATGTAAACAAGCAGTGACAAAACTGTGACATCTGATCAGAAAGGCCCAACCTTCAGGAGCCTGTGTGTGAGCTGGGCAGGAAAGGGTATAAGAACAGGGCCCAGTCAGGAGACTGTGAGTTAGTTTGCACTTTATCCTGGGGCGGATCTGAGAGCTGCTGAAGGGTTCTAAGTTGTGCAGATCAATGACTACTCTCTGGTGGACAGACTGGAGGTGAGCAGGAAGCAAGGGGACCACTTAGAGGCAAAGGCTGTAAgagacaaacctgagaaaaacagatGGCTGCTTACATTCCACTtgtatgcaaaaattaaaaaaaaaaaaaggagttgaaGCAGCAGTTACAAATCAGGAGATTTCAGCTCAAAATGGCGCTTTTCAAAGGGGCCTGTGTGACAACCCTGGGCCCATATACCAGAAGCTGCCCTGTGGTCAGTGCACTGCGCTTCAATCTGTTCACCTTCAATGCAAACACTGCAAGGGGAGGCACCTGTGGGGTGTGGAGGCACCTGAAACCCTAACAAAGGCACCAGGGTGGGAATCCAGGTCTTCAGAAGCCAAACCCTAGGAACCCAGTAAATGCTCAGACAGGCAGTGGCCATGAGGAAGGGAGACTTGAGGGTTCCACTGGTTCCCAGCTTGGTCCCCTAGAAACAATGGGTGCCATTAACCAAGACAAGGGTATAGGAGAGACAGTCTGATGCccggggtgggggaaggggtgggcaaTCCCACTTCCTGGAGAGTGCCGTGGTTACTATTCTATTAAAACGAGGATGGATCTGTGCATGCCTGGCCAGTGGCAAATCGCACCCCTGCCTCAGTTCTTGGGCTTGCTCTCCATCTTCCTGCTTACCAGAATGATTTTGGTCTCGTCTAGTTCGGCCTGCACTTTAGTCATGGGATCAGCTTCTCGTGGGTTCTAGGAAagagtgaaaaataataaagtcaggACTGGAGTGCTACCTGTAAGCAAAACCTAAAACTGAGGAAGCTGGACAGACTTTCACAGGTTAAAAACCACAGcctgggctgagcacagtggctcacgcctgtaatcccagcactttgggaggccgaggcgggtggatcactggagatcaagagttcgagaccagcctgaccaacatggtgaaaccatgtctctactaaaaatacaaaaattagccaggtgtggtggcacatgcctgtaatcccagctactcaggaggctgaggcaggagaatcgcttgaacccaggaggtgcaggctgcagtgagccaagattgtgccactgcactccagcctgggaaacagagtgagactccatctcaaaaaaaacaaaaaacaaaaaacaaacccacaacCTGCTTAACATGTAACAGAAACCCAAAGCCTGCCTAGAGCTTGGGTTCCCTGGTCTGAAGGTAGATTCTCTGTTTTCCAAACAGAAGGCTTGAGAGAGGACACCAGCATCAGAAGCTGTCAGAAGTAATTAGACCAGAATATCAGGGCAGTTGGCTTTTTCAGTTTCACATGGATTCTGGGCCACGTGGTGTCTGCTGAAGCTTTCTTTAACCCTACCTGGTATCTACTGAGGTGACCATCCAGGGCTGGGTAATGGATTGTAGCAGGGGATCCTACTGGCCAATCTATCCTGTCGACTTGCTTGGAGAATTCATCTAGTACCTGCAAGACAAAGGAGTCTCAACAAGCCTCCCACTGTGCACTCACCAGCGGTCTCAATGACAGGGCTTCAACCCTGAGCACCTCACCCTGAATGAGGTTCCTTGGCCTTCACAGCCCAGGAAGGAGGAATGAGGGGGACATATAATGGCAACAGAGAAAATCTAGGCTAAAgttctttccaaatttttatcattaaaacatATCCTAAATATTCTGAGAATCAAAAGTATGCCCAGCCCGAGATGAACCTCACCTGGGGAGTAATAAAGGTATTTGAATTTTAAACTACAGATTTCCAGAAAAAAAGGGCACTGGCCCTCTAATTTtccaaagaaattttttaaaaaagagaattaggTCCCCTGGATTTAAGAAACCACTAGATGCCATGTGTTTGGAGGTATTTTGGTGCTCTGGGGTATAGGAAGAAACCTCTGACTTCAAAGAGTTAATATTAGTAATTAGCActgtacacacaaaaaattaacgaATGCTTAGGTGCTAAGCTCTGTGGTGCAACTGACTGACATCAAGGTAGAGGGATGTAGCAACTGCAGGAGGCGATGTGGAGAGTGAAGGCATTCAAGAGGGAGACTCCTTGAGCAGAAG
This DNA window, taken from Pongo pygmaeus isolate AG05252 chromosome 6, NHGRI_mPonPyg2-v2.0_pri, whole genome shotgun sequence, encodes the following:
- the YKT6 gene encoding synaptobrevin homolog YKT6 yields the protein MKLYSLSVLYKGEAKVVLLKAAYDVSSFSFFQRSSVQEFMTFTSQLIVERSSKGTRASVKEQDYLCHVYVRNDSLAGVVIADNEYPSRVAFTLLEKVLDEFSKQVDRIDWPVGSPATIHYPALDGHLSRYQNPREADPMTKVQAELDETKIILHNTMESLLERGEKLDDLVSKSEVLGTQSKAFYKTARKQNSCCAIM